One Pararhizobium sp. IMCC3301 DNA segment encodes these proteins:
- a CDS encoding HAD family phosphatase: MQNPEIDLVIFDCDGVLIDSEMISSAILISELEAAGISVTFDYFRRWFLGRSFPKVAESVRRTFDVALPPDFEESYRNRLFQAFSSELKTTPGVTDILANLARPACVATSSTPARVEKSLQLTGLTGFFGDNVFTASEVKFGKPAPDLFYHTARQMQAEPERCLVIEDSGPGLEAALAAGMIVWRYTGGSHLIDMPVEDDCRFADVTNFDNWAEFFEMAPQLKLHEQSIGDISGR; this comes from the coding sequence ATGCAGAACCCTGAGATAGATCTTGTCATTTTCGATTGCGACGGCGTGCTCATTGACAGTGAGATGATCAGTTCTGCCATTTTGATTTCTGAATTGGAAGCAGCCGGTATCTCCGTCACGTTTGATTATTTTCGACGCTGGTTTCTGGGACGCAGCTTTCCCAAGGTTGCGGAATCTGTGCGCCGGACATTCGATGTGGCGTTGCCGCCGGATTTTGAGGAATCCTATCGCAACAGATTATTCCAGGCCTTCAGCAGCGAGCTGAAAACGACGCCGGGAGTGACCGACATTCTTGCAAATCTGGCACGGCCCGCCTGCGTGGCAACAAGCAGCACGCCGGCACGTGTTGAAAAATCATTGCAACTGACCGGGCTGACAGGGTTTTTTGGCGATAATGTTTTTACCGCCTCGGAAGTGAAATTCGGCAAGCCGGCCCCGGATCTGTTTTATCATACGGCGCGGCAGATGCAGGCGGAGCCGGAAAGATGTCTGGTCATTGAAGACAGTGGACCCGGCCTGGAAGCAGCCCTTGCAGCCGGCATGATTGTCTGGCGATATACCGGAGGCAGCCATCTGATAGACATGCCGGTCGAGGACGATTGCCGGTTTGCTGACGTAACGAATTTTGACAATTGGGCGGAATTCTTTGAAATGGCCCCTCAATTGAAACTGCACGAACAGAGTATCGGGGACATAAGTGGCCGCTAA
- a CDS encoding sugar-binding transcriptional regulator, whose protein sequence is MAAKSDNEFSRLDEAARAGWLYYVAGNTQDEIARKLGVSRQSAQRLVSLAVSERLIKVRVDHPIAKCMELGKKLTERFDLMACEVVPSDPEAPASTVGIAQAGAAEMERHLKSSQPRIIAIGTGRALRACVEQLPAMDCPQHRIVSLLGNMMSDGSATAYNVIIRMADRVNARHFPMPLPVFATNSEERKLLHGQAPVHNILELARQADVTFVGIGQMNESAQLVVDGFVTREEAKSLNRLGAIGEITSWVYDKDGKLIDGLINDRVASAPLHADQDHPVFGIAVGEPKVAAIRGALRGRLINALITNEATAELLLN, encoded by the coding sequence GTGGCCGCTAAATCCGACAATGAATTCAGCCGCCTTGACGAGGCCGCGCGAGCCGGATGGCTATATTATGTGGCTGGCAACACGCAGGATGAAATCGCCCGCAAACTGGGTGTTTCGCGCCAGTCGGCACAGCGGCTGGTGTCGCTGGCAGTCAGCGAGCGCCTGATCAAGGTTCGCGTGGATCATCCGATCGCCAAATGCATGGAACTTGGCAAAAAACTGACCGAGCGCTTTGATCTGATGGCTTGTGAGGTAGTTCCCAGCGATCCGGAAGCCCCGGCATCGACGGTCGGGATCGCTCAGGCCGGCGCGGCTGAAATGGAGCGCCATCTGAAATCCAGCCAGCCCAGGATCATCGCCATTGGAACCGGCCGCGCGTTACGGGCCTGTGTGGAACAACTCCCCGCCATGGATTGCCCCCAGCACCGTATCGTCTCGCTGCTGGGCAACATGATGTCGGACGGCTCGGCGACCGCCTATAATGTGATCATCCGCATGGCAGACCGCGTCAATGCCCGGCATTTCCCCATGCCACTGCCTGTATTTGCGACGAATTCGGAAGAAAGGAAGCTGTTGCACGGGCAGGCACCGGTCCACAATATTCTTGAGCTGGCCCGACAGGCTGATGTGACCTTTGTCGGCATTGGCCAGATGAACGAAAGTGCACAACTCGTTGTCGACGGGTTCGTCACCAGAGAGGAGGCGAAATCCCTCAACCGGCTGGGTGCCATCGGAGAAATCACCAGCTGGGTTTACGACAAGGACGGCAAACTGATTGATGGCCTCATCAATGACCGCGTCGCCAGCGCGCCATTGCATGCCGATCAGGATCATCCGGTGTTCGGAATTGCCGTCGGCGAGCCCAAGGTCGCTGCTATCCGGGGCGCCTTGCGCGGGCGTTTGATCAATGCATTGATTACGAATGAGGCGACAGCCGAACTATTGCTCAATTAA
- a CDS encoding sugar ABC transporter substrate-binding protein encodes MKFFSRALVGVSALALLASPALAETLTIATVNNGDMIRMQKLAGDFTAKNPDIELEWVTLEENILRQRVTTDIATKGGQYDVMTIGTYEVPIWGGKGWLVSLNDLPASYDVDDILPAIRGGLTVDGELYAAPFYGESSMVMYRKDLMEKAGLEMPDAPTWDFIGKAARAMTDKDNEIYGVCLRGKAGWGENMAFLTAMGNSFGAKWFDMDWKPQFDSDAWKETITFYVNLLNDAGPPGASNNGFNENLSLFQTGKCGMWIDATVAASFVTNPNDSKVADQVGFALAPDTGLGKRGNWLWAWSLAIPSGTQKADAAKKFVAWATSKDYLALVAENEGWANVPPGTRTSLYENPEYAKVPFAKMTLESINSADPKNPTVDPVPYVGVQFVAIPEFQGIATATGQQFSAALAGSTSVDDALQNAQNLTEREMTKAGYIK; translated from the coding sequence ATGAAATTTTTCTCACGTGCCCTGGTGGGCGTATCTGCGCTTGCCTTGCTGGCATCTCCGGCTCTCGCCGAGACGCTGACAATCGCAACCGTCAATAATGGCGATATGATCCGGATGCAGAAGCTGGCCGGTGACTTCACAGCCAAAAATCCCGACATCGAACTTGAGTGGGTCACTCTGGAAGAAAACATTCTTCGCCAGCGTGTCACCACAGATATTGCCACCAAAGGCGGGCAGTATGATGTCATGACTATCGGCACTTACGAAGTTCCGATCTGGGGCGGCAAAGGCTGGCTCGTATCGTTAAACGATCTGCCGGCATCCTATGATGTCGATGATATTCTTCCTGCCATTCGTGGCGGTCTGACTGTTGATGGCGAGCTGTATGCCGCGCCATTTTACGGCGAAAGCTCCATGGTCATGTACCGCAAGGACCTGATGGAAAAAGCCGGTCTGGAAATGCCGGACGCTCCAACCTGGGACTTCATTGGCAAAGCCGCTCGTGCCATGACGGACAAGGACAATGAAATCTACGGTGTCTGCCTGCGCGGCAAGGCTGGCTGGGGTGAGAACATGGCGTTCCTCACCGCAATGGGCAATTCGTTCGGGGCTAAATGGTTCGATATGGACTGGAAGCCGCAATTCGACAGCGATGCGTGGAAAGAAACCATCACCTTCTACGTCAACCTGCTGAATGATGCTGGCCCCCCTGGCGCTTCCAACAACGGCTTCAATGAAAACCTGTCGCTGTTCCAGACCGGAAAATGCGGCATGTGGATTGACGCGACTGTTGCAGCTTCCTTTGTCACAAACCCGAATGACAGCAAAGTGGCTGATCAGGTTGGATTTGCTCTTGCACCGGACACCGGCCTTGGCAAGCGTGGCAACTGGCTGTGGGCCTGGTCTCTGGCCATCCCGTCCGGCACACAGAAAGCTGATGCAGCGAAGAAATTCGTCGCCTGGGCAACATCGAAAGACTATCTGGCGCTGGTCGCCGAAAACGAAGGCTGGGCAAATGTGCCTCCAGGCACCCGCACCTCGCTTTACGAGAATCCCGAATATGCCAAAGTGCCATTTGCCAAAATGACACTCGAGAGCATCAATTCGGCTGATCCGAAGAACCCGACTGTGGATCCGGTTCCTTATGTCGGTGTTCAGTTTGTTGCCATTCCTGAATTCCAGGGTATTGCAACTGCCACCGGGCAGCAGTTTTCAGCTGCTCTGGCTGGATCGACCTCTGTCGACGACGCCCTTCAGAACGCTCAGAACCTCACCGAGCGTGAGATGACGAAGGCCGGTTACATCAAGTAA
- a CDS encoding carbohydrate ABC transporter permease: MATAHSRTAARLMISPAVLVLLAWMIVPLAMTIYFSFLRYNLLSPGEETFTGFANYRYFLTDPAFFDAFFNTIILVCGVLIITVVLGIALAVLLDQPMWGQGIVRILVIAPFFVMPTVSALVWKNMFMDPVNGLFAHAAKAIGLPPFEFLSQAPLASIILIVAWQWLPFATLILLTAMQSLDQEQLEAAEMDGASSTSRFMYMVLPHLSRAITVVVLIQTIFLLSIFAEILVTTNGGPGTASTNITYLVYAQSLLQFDVGGGSAGGIIAVILANIVAIFLMRMIGKNLEA; this comes from the coding sequence ATGGCTACTGCACATTCCAGAACCGCTGCGCGCTTAATGATTTCACCGGCAGTATTGGTGCTGCTGGCATGGATGATCGTCCCGCTGGCGATGACGATTTACTTCTCGTTTCTGCGCTACAACCTTTTGTCTCCGGGTGAGGAAACCTTCACAGGATTTGCAAATTATCGCTATTTCCTCACCGACCCGGCCTTTTTTGACGCATTTTTCAACACCATCATTCTGGTCTGCGGTGTTCTGATCATCACTGTTGTGCTCGGAATCGCGCTGGCAGTGCTGCTGGATCAGCCGATGTGGGGCCAGGGGATTGTCCGCATCCTTGTGATCGCGCCCTTCTTCGTCATGCCGACCGTGTCCGCCCTTGTCTGGAAGAACATGTTCATGGATCCGGTCAACGGACTGTTCGCCCACGCCGCCAAGGCGATCGGTCTGCCGCCATTCGAGTTCTTGAGTCAGGCGCCGCTGGCCTCAATCATCCTGATTGTGGCCTGGCAATGGCTGCCTTTCGCTACCCTCATTCTGCTGACCGCCATGCAATCCCTGGATCAGGAACAACTTGAGGCGGCAGAGATGGACGGTGCCAGCTCGACAAGCCGTTTCATGTATATGGTGCTGCCGCATCTGTCCCGGGCCATCACAGTTGTTGTGCTGATCCAGACAATCTTCCTGCTCTCGATATTCGCTGAAATTCTTGTCACGACCAATGGCGGGCCCGGCACCGCCTCGACCAACATCACCTATCTGGTATACGCGCAGTCTCTGCTGCAGTTCGATGTTGGCGGCGGGTCAGCAGGCGGAATCATAGCGGTCATTCTCGCTAACATTGTTGCGATCTTCCTGATGCGGATGATCGGCAAAAACCTGGAGGCATGA
- a CDS encoding carbohydrate ABC transporter permease has translation MARAVTNQRKLIVTLVAWAIGLAIFFPILWTFLTSFKTEAEAIASPPSFLFFEWTTENYSEVQSRSNYPRHFMNSVIISLGSTLLGLLIAIPAAWSMAFVPSKRTKNVLMWMLSTKMLPPVGVLIPIYLIFRDTGLLDSRVGLVLVLTLINLPIIVWMLYTYFKEIPGEILEASRMDGAGLWSEVLYVLTPMAVPGIASTLLLNVILAWNEAFWTLNLTASKAAPLTAFIASYSSPEGLFYAKLSAASTMAIAPIVILGWFSQKQLVRGLTFGAVK, from the coding sequence ATGGCACGTGCTGTTACCAACCAACGCAAACTCATCGTGACGCTTGTCGCCTGGGCCATTGGACTGGCGATCTTTTTCCCGATCCTGTGGACCTTTCTGACAAGCTTCAAAACCGAGGCTGAAGCGATTGCCTCGCCGCCGTCTTTCCTGTTCTTTGAATGGACCACGGAAAATTATTCGGAAGTCCAGTCGCGGTCGAACTATCCGCGTCACTTCATGAATTCAGTCATCATTTCCCTGGGCTCAACGCTATTGGGGCTGCTGATTGCCATTCCGGCAGCCTGGTCGATGGCATTTGTTCCCAGCAAACGCACTAAAAACGTTCTGATGTGGATGTTGTCTACCAAGATGTTGCCGCCGGTCGGAGTGCTGATCCCGATCTACCTGATTTTCCGCGATACCGGCCTGCTGGATTCGCGTGTCGGTCTGGTACTGGTGCTGACCTTGATCAATCTGCCGATCATCGTCTGGATGCTGTACACCTACTTCAAGGAAATTCCCGGAGAAATTCTCGAGGCATCACGAATGGATGGTGCAGGCCTGTGGTCGGAAGTGCTTTACGTGCTGACACCGATGGCGGTGCCCGGCATTGCCTCCACGCTTCTGCTGAATGTCATTCTGGCCTGGAATGAAGCGTTCTGGACGCTCAATCTGACAGCGTCCAAGGCGGCGCCGCTGACAGCCTTCATTGCCAGCTATTCCAGCCCTGAAGGGCTGTTCTACGCCAAACTGTCAGCCGCATCGACAATGGCCATCGCGCCCATCGTCATTCTTGGCTGGTTCAGCCAGAAACAACTGGTGCGCGGCCTGACCTTCGGCGCAGTGAAATAG
- a CDS encoding ABC transporter ATP-binding protein: protein MGNITLKQVTKTFGTTEVIPPLNLEILDGEFVVFVGPSGCGKSTLLRLIAGLEDVSSGVIEIDGNDATSLPPAKRKLAMVFQSYALYPHMSVRRNIAFPLKMAGLDAEERDRKVEGAAKVLNLTDYLERRPGQLSGGQRQRVAIGRAIVREPEAFLFDEPLSNLDAALRVNMRLEITELHQSLKTTMIYVTHDQVEAMTMADKIVVLHDGHIEQVGSPMELYRSPVNVFVAGFIGSPKMNLISGPEADKMGAHTIGVRPEHILISKQEGSWKGKVGVSEHLGSDTFLRVHVDGMEMLTVRTEGDVDLHHGDEVYLTPDVNRIHKFDKAGLAQ from the coding sequence ATGGGTAATATTACACTTAAGCAGGTTACGAAGACTTTCGGCACCACCGAAGTCATTCCGCCTTTGAATCTGGAAATCCTGGATGGCGAGTTTGTTGTCTTTGTCGGACCGTCGGGCTGCGGCAAGTCGACCTTGTTGCGGCTCATTGCCGGACTGGAAGATGTCAGCAGCGGCGTAATCGAAATTGACGGCAATGACGCAACATCGCTGCCCCCAGCCAAACGCAAACTGGCGATGGTGTTCCAGTCCTATGCGCTTTATCCGCATATGTCGGTGCGCAGAAACATTGCCTTTCCGCTGAAGATGGCCGGTCTTGATGCCGAAGAGCGTGATCGCAAGGTCGAGGGTGCGGCCAAGGTGCTGAACCTGACGGATTATCTGGAACGCCGTCCGGGACAATTATCCGGCGGCCAGCGTCAGCGTGTCGCCATCGGCCGCGCCATTGTGCGCGAACCCGAAGCGTTCCTGTTCGACGAGCCATTGTCCAATCTGGATGCAGCTCTGCGGGTCAATATGCGTCTGGAAATTACCGAACTGCATCAAAGTCTGAAAACGACGATGATTTACGTGACCCACGATCAGGTCGAGGCCATGACTATGGCCGACAAGATTGTGGTGCTGCATGACGGCCATATCGAACAGGTTGGCTCGCCGATGGAACTGTATCGCAGCCCGGTCAATGTGTTTGTCGCAGGCTTTATCGGTTCGCCGAAAATGAATCTGATTTCCGGTCCGGAAGCGGACAAGATGGGCGCCCATACGATTGGCGTTCGCCCGGAGCATATCCTGATCTCAAAACAGGAAGGAAGCTGGAAGGGCAAGGTCGGTGTGTCCGAGCATCTCGGCTCCGACACGTTCCTGCGGGTTCATGTTGACGGTATGGAAATGCTGACAGTGCGGACCGAGGGCGATGTCGATCTGCATCATGGTGATGAGGTCTACCTGACGCCGGATGTCAACCGCATCCACAAATTCGATAAAGCCGGCCTTGCGCAGTGA
- a CDS encoding mannitol dehydrogenase family protein, with amino-acid sequence MTFTKLNQAALAALPANVAVPSYDRHALTPGIMHIGVGNFHRAHQAVYLHELFSLGEDHDWALVGAGIKPYDAVMRERLRQQDWLSTIVELDPDGFTAKICGSMIDFVEVDPAAVVERLTSPDIRIVSLTITEGGYFVDARSGGFDANHPDIVHDINNPDAPETVFGTLIAAIRQRRAKGIVPFTIMSCDNLPENGIITRQAVLGLAGQMSGELADWIGNNVAFPNSMVDCITPATSDRERAMVEQKFGISDAVPVACEPFRQWVLEDKFTAGRPALEKVGVEFVSDVAPYELMKLRILNGGHAAIAYPAALMGIEFVHDAMAEPLVSGFLTRLETTEIIPTVPAVPGVDFLNYLDKVRERFSNAAVADTIPRLCLDGSNRQPKFILPTIRESLGAGGLVNGLALEVALWCRYCAGTDDAGNNIAIVDEKAARLTDHALRARSDPAVFLEMSDIFGALGDNEVFAGAFSASVRSLWENGTKATLQTYLA; translated from the coding sequence ATGACATTCACGAAATTGAATCAAGCCGCTCTGGCGGCATTGCCGGCGAATGTTGCGGTTCCCTCTTATGATCGCCACGCGCTGACACCCGGTATCATGCATATTGGTGTGGGAAATTTTCATCGCGCCCATCAGGCCGTCTATCTGCACGAGTTGTTTTCGCTGGGCGAGGATCATGATTGGGCACTGGTTGGTGCCGGCATCAAGCCTTATGACGCGGTCATGCGCGAGCGGCTGCGCCAGCAGGACTGGCTGTCGACCATTGTTGAACTGGACCCGGACGGCTTCACCGCAAAAATCTGCGGATCAATGATCGATTTTGTCGAGGTCGATCCTGCAGCGGTCGTCGAACGGCTGACATCGCCTGATATTCGCATCGTCTCGCTGACCATCACCGAGGGCGGCTATTTTGTCGATGCCCGCAGCGGTGGCTTTGACGCCAATCATCCCGACATCGTCCACGACATCAACAATCCCGATGCGCCGGAAACGGTTTTCGGCACACTGATCGCTGCAATCAGGCAACGCAGAGCGAAGGGTATCGTGCCCTTTACCATCATGTCCTGCGATAATCTGCCGGAAAACGGTATCATCACCCGGCAGGCGGTACTTGGGCTGGCCGGGCAGATGTCCGGTGAACTGGCAGACTGGATTGGCAACAATGTCGCCTTTCCCAACAGTATGGTGGATTGCATAACGCCTGCAACTTCCGACCGTGAGCGCGCCATGGTTGAACAGAAATTCGGCATCAGCGATGCGGTTCCGGTTGCCTGCGAGCCGTTTCGCCAGTGGGTTCTGGAAGACAAATTTACCGCTGGCAGACCGGCGCTGGAAAAAGTCGGTGTCGAATTTGTCTCCGACGTTGCGCCTTACGAATTGATGAAATTGCGCATTCTCAATGGCGGGCACGCCGCGATCGCTTATCCGGCCGCGCTGATGGGCATCGAATTTGTCCACGACGCCATGGCGGAACCGCTGGTCAGCGGTTTTCTGACCCGGCTGGAGACGACAGAAATCATTCCCACGGTACCGGCGGTTCCCGGGGTCGATTTCCTCAACTATCTCGACAAGGTCCGGGAGCGGTTTTCAAACGCCGCCGTCGCCGATACGATTCCCCGTCTTTGCCTTGACGGCTCGAACCGGCAACCCAAATTCATCCTGCCGACAATCCGAGAAAGTCTGGGCGCCGGCGGGCTGGTGAATGGTCTGGCACTGGAGGTGGCGCTATGGTGCCGCTACTGCGCCGGGACCGATGATGCAGGCAATAATATTGCCATTGTCGATGAAAAAGCTGCGCGCCTGACGGACCACGCCTTGCGCGCCCGCAGCGATCCGGCAGTCTTTCTGGAAATGAGCGATATATTCGGGGCGCTGGGTGACAATGAGGTCTTTGCCGGGGCGTTTTCCGCGTCGGTACGTTCCTTGTGGGAAAACGGCACCAAAGCCACCCTGCAGACCTATCTGGCCTGA
- a CDS encoding YtoQ family protein: MKLKVYLSGEIHSDWREEIMSGAADLDVAFSAPVTDHSASDDCGVTIMGPEENKFWHDHKGAKLNAIRTRKGIEDADVVVVRFGDKYKQWNAAFDAGYAAALGKSLIVLHGPDHQHALKEVDSAALAVAEQPSQVVDILRYVLS, encoded by the coding sequence ATGAAGCTTAAAGTCTATTTGTCCGGTGAAATTCACTCAGACTGGCGTGAGGAAATCATGTCAGGTGCGGCGGATCTGGATGTGGCGTTTTCAGCGCCTGTCACCGATCACAGCGCCTCTGACGATTGCGGCGTGACCATTATGGGGCCGGAAGAGAACAAGTTCTGGCACGATCACAAAGGCGCAAAGCTGAATGCGATCCGCACGCGCAAGGGCATCGAGGATGCTGACGTGGTCGTCGTCCGCTTTGGCGACAAATACAAACAGTGGAATGCTGCATTTGATGCCGGTTATGCGGCGGCGCTCGGCAAATCGCTGATTGTGCTGCACGGTCCGGATCACCAGCATGCGCTGAAAGAGGTCGATTCTGCCGCGCTGGCTGTGGCAGAACAGCCCTCGCAAGTGGTCGATATTCTGCGTTACGTTCTGAGTTGA
- a CDS encoding zinc ABC transporter substrate-binding protein has protein sequence MRIVHTLALAVLLGALASPFSGRFESEASEGVDHIVTSIKPVHALVSGVLAGVAEPELLLDGASSPHTYSLKPSQARSLQQASLIFWIGEELELFLVKPLATLGREAGVVPLEDTPGVKRLPVREGGAFASPKTAENGISALQAQPGDNGSGNPVAYDPHIWLDPLNAELMVSYIAGRLTELYPDNAAQFAANAAATRDRLQQLTEQVNTLLAPVRDRPFVVFHDGFRYFEDRFGLNAIGSLTVNPDTMPGVARITEIKNKVKELEAACVFSEPQFQSRIVNVIREGTDAKAGVLDPLGSDLEEGPELYFQLILNMAESFRQCLVEKP, from the coding sequence ATGCGTATTGTTCATACTCTTGCGCTGGCAGTTTTGCTCGGCGCACTCGCCAGTCCGTTTTCGGGTCGTTTTGAAAGCGAGGCGTCAGAAGGCGTCGACCATATTGTCACCTCCATCAAGCCGGTGCACGCTCTTGTGTCGGGCGTTCTGGCCGGCGTCGCGGAGCCGGAACTTCTTCTTGATGGCGCATCCTCGCCCCACACTTACAGCTTGAAGCCGTCGCAGGCCCGCAGTCTGCAGCAGGCCAGTCTGATTTTCTGGATCGGTGAGGAACTCGAGCTGTTTCTGGTAAAGCCGCTGGCCACACTTGGCCGCGAAGCCGGCGTGGTGCCCCTGGAAGATACGCCCGGCGTGAAACGTCTGCCTGTCCGCGAGGGTGGTGCTTTTGCATCCCCTAAGACAGCGGAGAATGGAATTTCGGCACTACAAGCCCAGCCCGGCGACAATGGATCGGGCAATCCTGTTGCCTATGATCCGCATATCTGGCTTGATCCGCTGAATGCCGAATTAATGGTGAGTTATATTGCCGGACGTCTGACGGAGCTTTATCCGGACAATGCCGCACAATTTGCCGCCAATGCAGCTGCCACGCGGGACCGCTTGCAGCAACTGACTGAACAGGTCAACACTCTGCTGGCACCGGTCCGCGACCGTCCCTTTGTGGTTTTCCACGACGGGTTCCGCTATTTTGAAGATCGCTTCGGCCTGAACGCCATCGGCTCGCTGACAGTCAATCCAGACACAATGCCCGGCGTGGCGCGCATTACGGAAATCAAGAACAAGGTCAAGGAACTGGAGGCGGCCTGCGTCTTTTCAGAGCCGCAGTTTCAAAGCCGTATCGTCAATGTTATCCGCGAAGGCACGGACGCCAAAGCCGGCGTTCTCGATCCGCTTGGCAGCGATCTGGAGGAGGGGCCGGAGTTGTATTTCCAGCTGATCCTGAATATGGCCGAGAGTTTTCGCCAATGCTTGGTCGAAAAGCCGTGA
- a CDS encoding glutathione S-transferase family protein: MGILVNGEWQSDATQRKESGGKFIRKDAVCRNWVTTDGSAGPSGEAGFKAEPGRYHLYVSYACPWAHRTLIYRVLKGLEELIDVSHVHWFLGENGWTFEADEDGIVGDRLFHGDRLYKIYQKADPEISGRVTVPVLWDKQRSTIVSNESSEIIRMFNSAFDDVGAKPGDFYPQQHRAEIDRLNAIIYDTLNNGVYKAGFATTQDSYEEAVVPLFETLDMLEKMLAENRFLVGDRPSEADWRLFPTLLRFDAVYHGHFKCNLARLIDYPNLWAYARELYQWPGIAGTINLDHAKKHYYQSHESINPTRIVPVGPLIDWSEPHQRDRFGS, translated from the coding sequence GTGGGTATTCTGGTAAATGGCGAGTGGCAGAGCGATGCAACTCAGAGGAAAGAATCCGGCGGAAAATTCATCCGCAAAGATGCTGTTTGCCGCAACTGGGTGACGACCGATGGCTCAGCTGGCCCTTCCGGCGAGGCGGGATTCAAGGCGGAGCCCGGACGTTATCATCTTTATGTGTCCTATGCCTGCCCGTGGGCGCACCGCACCCTGATCTACCGCGTTCTGAAAGGGTTGGAGGAGCTGATTGATGTGTCGCATGTGCACTGGTTTCTGGGAGAAAACGGCTGGACTTTTGAAGCGGATGAAGATGGCATTGTCGGCGACCGGCTGTTTCACGGTGATCGGTTGTATAAAATATATCAAAAGGCAGACCCGGAAATTTCCGGCCGGGTGACGGTTCCGGTTCTGTGGGACAAGCAACGCAGCACGATAGTTTCCAATGAATCGTCAGAGATAATCCGGATGTTCAATTCGGCGTTTGATGATGTGGGCGCAAAACCGGGCGATTTTTACCCGCAGCAGCACCGCGCGGAAATCGACCGGCTCAACGCCATCATTTATGACACATTGAACAACGGGGTCTACAAAGCAGGCTTTGCAACCACCCAGGACAGCTATGAGGAAGCGGTGGTGCCACTGTTTGAGACCCTCGACATGCTGGAAAAGATGCTCGCGGAAAATCGCTTTCTGGTAGGTGATCGACCCAGCGAAGCGGATTGGCGGCTGTTTCCCACCCTGCTGCGATTTGATGCCGTCTATCATGGCCACTTCAAATGCAACCTAGCGCGGCTGATCGATTATCCGAATCTCTGGGCCTATGCCCGCGAGCTTTACCAATGGCCCGGCATTGCCGGCACGATCAATCTGGACCATGCCAAGAAACACTATTATCAGAGCCATGAAAGCATCAACCCGACACGGATTGTCCCTGTCGGCCCGCTGATTGACTGGTCAGAGCCGCATCAGCGCGACCGTTTTGGATCTTAG
- a CDS encoding SMP-30/gluconolactonase/LRE family protein — protein sequence MTDIQIAVPAANWCGEGPVWSAADQALYWTDINRFLWQRYHPETATVRHWLFDEPVCAAALTDRPGVFLLALGSKLIVWDQADDSRTPFAAPETNWPASRLNDGRPSPFGDFWVGSMQNNVDEHGQATPVTEKHLGTLYRVLADGSATVEDRELGISNTLCWSPDKTRFYFGDTMQNTIFVWDYDATTGEIANKRPFFSGFDRGRPDGSAVDSEGYLWNARYGGSCLVRVAPDGSVDRIIDMPVSNLTSCTFGGPDLKTLFVTSARHPGELRAGSVFSLNVEVAGLPEHIFSLPG from the coding sequence ATGACTGACATTCAAATTGCCGTTCCCGCAGCCAACTGGTGCGGCGAAGGCCCGGTCTGGTCAGCAGCCGATCAGGCGCTTTACTGGACTGATATCAACCGCTTTCTATGGCAGCGCTATCATCCCGAAACCGCCACAGTCAGACATTGGCTGTTTGACGAACCGGTTTGTGCTGCAGCTTTGACCGACCGGCCCGGCGTGTTTTTGCTGGCTCTGGGATCGAAGCTGATTGTGTGGGATCAAGCGGATGACAGCCGAACCCCTTTTGCGGCACCGGAGACGAATTGGCCGGCAAGCCGCCTGAATGATGGCCGGCCCAGCCCGTTCGGCGATTTCTGGGTCGGTTCGATGCAGAACAATGTTGACGAACACGGCCAGGCAACTCCGGTCACCGAAAAGCATCTTGGCACGCTTTACCGGGTTCTGGCTGATGGCAGTGCAACGGTTGAAGACCGCGAGCTGGGCATTTCAAATACTCTGTGCTGGTCGCCGGACAAGACGCGGTTTTACTTCGGTGACACCATGCAGAATACGATATTTGTCTGGGACTATGACGCAACGACGGGCGAAATTGCCAATAAGCGCCCATTCTTTTCCGGCTTTGACCGCGGCAGACCGGACGGCTCGGCGGTCGACAGTGAAGGCTATTTGTGGAATGCCCGCTACGGCGGTTCCTGCCTGGTCCGTGTGGCACCTGATGGCTCGGTTGACCGGATCATCGACATGCCGGTCAGCAATCTGACCAGTTGCACCTTTGGCGGTCCGGATTTGAAAACGCTGTTTGTGACCAGTGCGCGGCACCCAGGAGAATTGCGCGCGGGCAGTGTGTTTTCGCTGAATGTCGAAGTTGCCGGCCTGCCGGAACACATCTTCTCTTTGCCGGGCTGA